GGTGATGACAGGTCATCTTACCTTCGTGGCAGCCTTCCCGCACACATGACGGACCAGCATCCATAAAGATATACGGCGCCTTCGGACGCACCAAATCGAGCATGTCCCACGCAAGAGCACGAATTTCCCACTGTGCGCGATTGCAACAACGCAGCTCAAAGAAATGATAGAGTTCGCGCGCATTCATTGTAATAACAATCTTCGACTCCGCCGCATTCGGAAGCAGATAGCGCGCATCTTCGGCTGGCACACCCATTTCAACCAGATCGGCATAGGCCGCTTGTATTTCCTGCATCAGGCGATCGAAACGCTCTGAGGCTTCGGGAATCTGCTCGATTGTTGCCGGTTTTACCGTTTCAATGCCGTTCTTAAACTTGACATAGCGCTGCGACTGCTGGTTGTAGCTCGCAAGGCGATGTCGCACGAGTTGATGGGTCAGCGCACGCGAAACACCATCAACGGCAAAAGTAAAACTTGCATGCTCAAGCGTGCTGAAATGGCGGCTCGTCATGATGGTACGCAGCACACTCTGAATGCGTTCCTCAGTCAGGGATTCGGCGAGTTCAGCTGCCCCAACCGGCGCATAACAAAGGCGCGCTGCTACCGCGATAGCACGCTCGGGGTCGGGCGTATGGTACAAAAGCTCAACATGCATGAGACGACCTCCGTCTGCTGAAATCATCGAAACCGATACGGCTTGAACACGGAAAGCTTTAACCGTATCGAATGCGCATGGGTTGCGTATACAATAACCTCGTCAATCTACCACACCAAAACGGTGACACCACGAAGGAGCATGTATGGCACACGAGCAGTACACCGAAAACAACACATCGCACCGTGCCGCCTCTATAAAGACACCAGATACCAACAATTTGCAACCCGACAATTCTCTGCTACACGAGAGCTCACGAGTGAATACGGTTGATAGCATGCCGAGCTTGCAACCCGATGAGCTTCTGTCGCACAAGAGCGAGATACTACACGCTAGCACCCTTTCAACCACCGACTGGAATACAGAATGGAAGCTCATGCAGCGCGTACGTAGGCGCTTCGATGACGCACAGTACTGGAATAAGCGCTCGAAGAGCTTCGGTTCAAAAGATGCTCCCAGCCCCTATGTAAAAGCGTTTCTCGAAAAAGCTGATATAAAAGAAGGCGACGTAGTTTTTGATATGGGATGTGGCACCGGTAGCCTTGCAGTCCCTCTTGCACGCGCCGGTCATCACGTGATCGCGGGAGATTTTAGCCACGGTATGCTTGATCAGGCACAAGAGCGACAAAAGACCGCTGGGGTGTGTGGTATCGACTTTAAGCTCATGCGCTGGGATGATAACTGGGATGCGCTTGGTCTTACAGAAGAATCAGTCGATGTTGCCATCGCCTCACGTTCCATATCGTGCTATGACCTTGGCAGTGCACTCGACAAACTACATCACGTTGCCCGTCGGCGCTGCTGTGTTACCGTTGCCTGCGGTTGCAGCCCCCGCATGGATGAGCGAGTGCTCGCTGCTTGCGGCATACACAACGAACAGGGCAGCGACGCTCAGTATGTCTGGAACATCCTTTTCAACAAAGGACGCCTTGCAACGGTTGATTATATTCGCAGCACGCGCAAAGACACATTCAATACCGATACGGAAGCTTTTGATGACTTCAGTCGCATGATTGACGAAGCGACAGCAAATAGCACGCAAGACGCACGCGCTGCAAAAAAACAGCTACGTACCTGGCTGGATCATAATCTGATTGAAAATGAAACAGCTGGTATGCCTGACCATAAAGGCAACATCGAAGGACAACTCCGCTTGCGCAAGGCACGCATTATCACTTGGGCATTTATCGCCTGGAATAAATAGTGAATACGCATCAATCAAAAACGACCCTTCCCTCTTTCGTTTTGAAAAGGAGAAGAGTCGCACTAGAAGCACTCGAAAAATGTGCTTGAATGCCTAAGGCCTGAACTTCAAGCCTTACTACGCAGAAGCACTATTCAGCAGCAGCCTCAGTCTGCTCGGGTGCTGCCTCTTCAGCGGCGGGCGCAGCAGTTTCTTCTGCAGCTGGTGCTGCTTCACTTTCAGCTGATGCAGCGGCTTCTTCAGCAGCCTCTTTGTTAGCTTCAGCAGCCTGATCCGCAGCTTTCGCTTTAGCAGCGGCCTTAGCCTCAGCCTCAGCAGCTTTCTTGGCATACTCAGCAGCACGCTCGGCCTTCTTAGCAGCCTTAGCTTCGCGCTCGGCCTTCTTAGCAGCTTCTGCCTGAGCAGTAGCTTCAGCACGCTCGGCCTTCTTAGCAGCTTCGCGAGCCGCAACAGTTTCACGCGCCGAACCAAAGCGGTCGGTAAAGCGCTGTACACGACCACCGGTATCGATCAGCTTCTGCTGACCCGTGAAGAACGGGTGGCATTCATTGCACAAGTCAATACGCAGTTCAGGCTTGGTGGAACGCGTCTTAAACGTGTTCCCGCAGCTGCAAATGACCGTACAGTCAACATATTCGGGATGAATTCCTGCTTTCATGGATGCTCCTTAGTACCCTGGTTTCCATACAGGGTGAAGACGAACTGCCCTATCATACCATCGTCGTGGCAAAGAATGAAAAGATAATGCTTCCTTCACAAACCTTGAGCATCGACTTAATGCTCAAATTTGTTCGAATACTAAGCTTTTATTCTCATACTGCGGCTTAATTTCGCGCCTCAAGCTGCTTTATTCGCTTCGCGCGATTAGCCTTAGCACGGTTAGCTTCGCCCCTACCGGCGTTTGCTGAACTTGAGCATCAACCCTCTAAATACAACGAACGCATCAACAACAGCCCGACTACTGACTGAGCCGCAACCACGGTATTATTATCGCTTGAACTGAGACGGATGCGCGGCGAAGAAATCAGTACGCGGCGGCAGCGGGCGCACTGGGTGACTCCCCTGCTCGATTTCACCAGCACTGCAGAGCTCATCAAGACTTTCAAAATCGTAATTCCAGCTGAAGAACTCATGGGCATCGAAATCGAGATAGTCGCAGATTTTCTCGCACCCCTGCGGCACCACCGGATGCATGAGCAAGGTAGCAATACGCAGCAGATAGGTTGAATCAAGCAACACCTGCCGCCGCAGACCTGCGTCCTCTTCGTTTTCAGCACGACGGATACCATCGCTCCAGTATTTATTGGCAAAGCGAATAAATTCATCCATAAGCGACATAATCGAATGAAGTTCCACCTGGTGCATGAGTTCGTCATAACGAGACAGTGTCGCTATTCCCTGATCCCGCACACTGGGAGTTACCTCACCCAACGGTATACATCCGTCAAAGTGGTTTTTTGCCTCGTAAAGACAACTGCGCGCCAAACGATTGAACACCTTGGTAAGCAGTGCACCTTCCTTCAATACCGGATCCGCTACGCGCGAATCAGTGCGCACATTCGGATCGGGATCGAAGGGCTTGGGTTTGAAGCCAGCTGGCTTTTGATCGAGGCCAAGCGCCAACCAGTGAGCGCGTAACTGCTCGACTGTGTAGTAATTGAGCAGTTCATCAGCTGAAGGTGGCTTTACCGAACCAGATGAAGATGCCTTCTTATTGCCAAAGAGCAAATGATGATTCGCAACAAGTTGTGTCGAACGCAAATCATGTCCAACGGGCGGAAGGTGACGTTCGTTATCGGGCTGTACTGCTGCCCAAATAGCTGGTTGTGCTACCCCATAGAAATAGATATTGTCCTGGCCGATAAATTGATACACCTCGGCATCGTCATCGCACCACCACCGATGCCATTCGTCGCGCGGAAGACCGAGCGCGTCATTGACGGCAATCGTAAATGAAATGGGTGCCCAGAGGCTTTCCGGCCAACACCACACGGTAAGGTTTTCAGAACCTTCTAGGTCGACAGCAGCCACTCCCCACTCGATATTGCCGGTAATGCGAAACGGCACCAGGGTTTTCCCGGTGCGAAAACGGATGCCAGCACGGGCGAGCACACTGCGCGCTTCGTCGCGGGCGGCGATATCAGCAAACTCTATTTCGAAGCTCTGCTTACCCTTCCCTGCTGGACGAAAAGAATGCTCAGGTAGATCGTCTTTTACAGCAAGATAATCATCCCACGCTTCCTGCTTCACGAAGATAATCGGTGGAGCAAGAAACTCACGTACGGTGTCGGTAACCACCCGGCGCACCGTCGGATCTGCTTCTTCACTAGCAACCCACCGACGCAGGTAGTCGATAAATTCGGGTAGGTCAAAATACCAATTATGCACCGGACGCATTTCGGGAACAGTGCCGGTAATGGTTGATATCGGATTGATAAGATCAACCGGCGCGTATTGGTGACCAAGGTCGCATTCATCCGCGTACGCTTTTTCACTCTTGCACCCCTGTACAGGACAATGCCCCTGCACCTGACGACCGTTTAAAAACGTCTGGGCTTGTGCGTCATAGAACTGCAGCGTCTCTTGACGATGAAGGTAACCGTTATCGTAAAGCGCACGCACGAATAGGTCAGTTATCTCTTGATGCACTTCACCCGCGTGACCGATACCGCTTCCCTCGTAGATATCAAGGCTCACGTCATACGCATCAAGCGTCGCTTTCTGGCGATCATGATTCATCTGCACATAATCGGAAATAGTGCCAGTGAAGTCGCCCGCTTCCACAAGCTTGCGATACCCCTCGTTGATGGGCGACCCATAGCAGTCGGTTCCCGATACAAAACGTACATTTTCAGCACCAATACGGTCACGCAAGAAGCGCGCAAAACAGTCGGCGGGGACAAATACGCCACCGACATGTCCAAAATGCAGGGCCTTATTCCCATACGGCATACCGGCCGTCACGACAGCACGCGCCGGCCAGCTTGTGCTATTCGACGTTTCCGTCATATGTATTCAGCTCCTTTATCAGCTGTTCAAGATCGGATGCAGAAAGACCCCGATTCGCCTGAGAAGAACCCGACAAGGATCCAAACAGAGAAGATAAGGGAGAAGTCGGCAGCTCAAGTGTCGTCTTAGAATAGGAATCAAGACCAGCCAAAGAGGCGGCAGCATCAAGCGCATCCTCAAGCGTGCCGATTTCATCAGCGAGACCATTGTTAACTGCTGTCACCCCGGTAAACGGAAGCCCCGTCGCAAGTTGCGACACTTCTTCGGCAGATAAATGACGTCCCTGCGCTACGTTGTCAGTAAAGACCGCATTAATCTGGTCAACCAAATCTTGATAGTAAGCGCGCTCTTCATCGGTTAAGGGACGCGAACCATAGGAAGAATCCTTGCTTTCAGCACTGGCAATATTGTCGATATTTACACCCAGCAGCTTCATAAGACCCGAATAATCAATCGATTGCATGACCGTGCCGATGGAGCCAATCTCGGTGCTCTTTGCCACAAAGATGCGATCTGCCTGGGAAGATATTTCATATGCTGCGCTGCAATTAATAGCAGCGCTAGAAACAACAATAGGCTTTGACGCTTTAAAATCACGCACATAGGAAGCCATCTCTTCGCCCGCTGTCGCTGTTCCTCCACCGGAATTAACACGCAGTACGACTGCCTTAATATTCGGATCGGCTTGCGCTTCGTCAAGCAGTTCTTTCAGCCCTTCGGGGCTACACGACGTACCGTTATAACCAATGGTGCCACTCATAGTGATAACCGCAACTGAATTGGGCTGTGCATGCTCCGCACCCTCACGAGCAGCACCGATGAGCGTGTTAACGCACGAACCCATCAGGAACACCGTCAGGGCAAGCAGGGCCACAATACTAAGCGCAATAATACGCCCTGTATGCTTTTTTGGCTGTACCGCGGCTTGCTGACTCGATGCGGTTGCTGGCTGGGCAGGCGCAGAGGCTTGCTGATGCGAACTCTGCGGTGGAACAGGAGCAGCATATGCGCTGCTCGTACCAGCGCCTGTGGTGACACTGCTGGCATCTGCCCTACCACTTGCGGTAAAGCCCGATTCAACGGGACGTTCTGGGGTGCCCTGCGGTTCCATGGTGGTTCAAATCCTTACAGTTCGAGATTATCTTCCAGACGGCGCCCCTGTGCCTTCTTCGCGGTGCGCAAGAGGAATTCCTGATTGGTTTCCGTCTGCTTAAGCGATTTAATCAGCATATCCATCGAACGCTCGGTATTGTTCATATTCGCCAGAATACGACGCACCGCCCAAATAAGAGGTGCCTCTTGCTGGTCAAGCAGCAAGTCTTCCTTACGCGTACCGGAAGCCACCGGATCGATAGCTGGGTAAATACGACGGTCGGCGAGATTGCGGTCGAGTTTGAGCTCCATATTGCCTGTGCCCTTGAACTCTTCGAAGATAACTTCGTCCATCTTCGAACCGGTATCGATAAGAGCTGAAGCAAGAATGGTTAAGCTGCCGCCGAACTCGATATTGCGCGCCGCGCCAAGGAAGCGCTTGGGAGGATACAGTGCGGTTGAATCAACACCACCTGACAGAATACGACCACTCGCTGGCTGCGCAAGGTTGTAGGCGCGCGCAAGACGCGTGATGCTGTCGAGCAGGATAACAACATCTTTGCCCATCTCAACCAGACGCTTTGCCCGTTCAATAACCATTTCTGCCACCGCAATGTGGTTTTCAGCAGGCATATCAAAGGTTGAAGAAATTACTTCACCATGTACCGAACGCTGCATATCGGTCACTTCTTCGGGGCGTTCATCAACAAGCAGACACATCAGGTGACATTCAGGATTGTTCTGCGCAATAGATGCAGCGATCTGTTTCAAAACGGTTGTTTTGCCAGCCTTGGGCGGCGAGACAATCAGTCCGCGCTGACCCTTGCCAATGGGCGCCGCTAAATCGATAACACGCGAAGTGATAGACGTGCGACCATGCTCCATCACAAGTCGCTCATCAGGATATACCGGTGTCAGGTCTTTGAATCGCGGCCGTTCGCCCACTTCATCAGCGGGAATGCCATTGACCGTGTAAAGACGCTGCAGGGCGCCATACTTTTCGCCCGAACGAGCGGGACGAATTTGACCCGTGATGCGATCGCCCTTACGAAGATGCTGTCGACGAATGAGCGAAGTGCCAACATAGACGTCATGCTCGCTTGGCAAATACCCTTCAGTGCGCAGGAAGCCATATCCATCAGCCAGCACATCGAGAACGCCTTCTGCTTCGACGAACCCATCCTTTTTGAGCGTTGCGTCGTAGACCGCTTTGACAAGATCGGCTTTAAGCAGGCCTTTCCAGTCAATATCGAGCGCATCAGCCTTCTCACGCAACTCGGCAACCTTAAGCTTTGAAAGGTCTTCTATCGAAAGCTTGGGAGAAGCAGACGCATTATCGGGACGGTTATAACGCTGCTGCCGACGGTTCTGTCCATTCCCATTACCTTGTTGGCGATTACCATTGCCGTTGGAACGAGAAGAATTAGTACCGGAACGAGCTGCATTACCCGTACGGTTATCACTACGATTATCGCCCCGTTCAAAACGGTTTTGGCTTTGATGCCGCTTCACGCGGCCTTTTGGACGTCTTTCTCCTGTAGAAGACGAATCCTGACGCTCTGAAGCTGGTATTGCTGACTCATGAGCTGCTGGCGCATCAGTTCCTGTTTCGATACGGCGCGTACGGCGACGATGCTGCTGCGCTGGTTGTGACGGTGAAGTGCCTTCATCGACTTTATTTGGAGCAGATTGATCAGCGTCTTTACTAGCAGCACGACGGGTAGAACGCGCCGATGCCGCATCAGCAGAGGCATTTTCATCAGCAGCACTACTGCGGCGACGTCGAGAAGGAGAAGGTGCTGCGTCAGACAGATCTTCTGTGCCTGTGCGACGGCGTCGAGTCTGGGTGGACGGTGACTCATCCTTTGACTTTGAAGCTGTTGTTCGCTTGCGACGTGTTGGAGTAGCAGGTTTTTCCGGCACAGAATCGGTAGTTTCAGAATCGCTCATGCTCCCTGCACTTTCTCCCAGTCCTTCATGAAGGATTCAAGGCCACGATCAGTCAGCGGATGCTGAACCATCTTTTTCAGTACGCCAAACGGCACCGTAGCAATATCAGCCCCCATCAGCGCACACTGAGTGACATGATGTGCGCTTCTTACTGATGCGGCGATAACTTCAATGCGCTCCCCGTGCACGGTTGCGTCCGAAAAATCGTACTGAGAAAGTGCCCCGACGATATTACTGACCTGATCAAGCCCATCTTCGGAGATGTCATCAAACCGACCGATAAAGGGACTCACATAGCGTGCACCAGCACGAGCGGCAAGCAAGGCCTGCGGCACGCTGAAGCACAGCGTCATATTTACCGGAACCCCACGGCGCGCAAGCTCATGCGTAGCGGCAAGACCTTCAACCATCGTGGGAACCTTTACCACAACGTTATCGGCAATATCCGCAAGCTCAAGCCCATCACGCACGATTTCGTCACGCTGCATCGCAACACTTTCGGCCGAAACAGGGCCATCAACGATCTCGCAGATGCGCTTGATGTGGTTGTGGAAATCAGACAGCTTGCCACCCGTCCGCGCATAGAGCGTCGGATTGGTTGTGACGCCGGCAATGGCGCCCCAGCTGGCTGCCTCCTCGATCTCAGCCAAATCGGCCGTGTCCAAGAAGAACTTCACGTGGGATCCTCCTTAAAAAGGAAAGGTTTGATGCGCAACAAGACAGAATGAAAGATAGGACGTGCGCATGTCAGATGGGATAGTGGACAAAACCCCTCTGAATCGGGGTTGACCAAAGCAATACTACGCAAAACCTTCCGTCTGTGCAAGGCGTTTTCTTACGACACGTTTAATAAACGCATGATACGGCTGCGATTTTATTCTTTTCAACCACAGCTAACTTGCTACAATCGCACTCGTAGAACAAAAAGTCCAACGCGAGGAAGGAAGGCTATGTCTGCTGATGCCATTGTCCTGTCTCAAAAACTGTTCTGTGGAACGGAGGACTGCACCCGCAGTGGCGCGTTTGCCGTAGAGAACGGCAAAATAAGCGCTGTTGGCAGCCGAGATGACATTCTTTCCTTACGCAATGCACAAACCGATATCATTGATGCAGGCGACGCATTGGTCTGTGCCGGATTTCACGATTCACATCTGCATTTCTTCCATTCGGCACTCTATGGATCGCCTCTTGCACTGCGCTACTGTGGCACAAGCGAACAGGATTGCGTGGCAGCACTTGCTCCCCTCGCCGCACAACGACCAGCGGGATCGTGGCTTTTGACACAAGGTTGGCGACAAGCGCACTGGTCCCCCGCTAACACTCCCAGCAGAGCTTCTCTCGACGCGGTCTACCCCGACCGTCCTGTTGCTATGTACTCGGGTGACGCGCATACCCTCTGGTTAAATAGTCGCGCACTCGAACAGCTGGGGATTGCTGAAGATGCACCTGATCCGGAAGGCGGCACCTACGATCGAGACAAAAACGGCCGACTGACCGGCATCGTACGCGAGGCGGCGGCTATGTTGCTGATGCCCAAAATCGTCGCTTCCTTCACCGTCGAAGAAATTGAGTCAGCCTATGAAGGTTTTCTTGCGCGACTCGCTTCAAAGGGTATTACGGCTATTTGTGACATGTCTCTTATGGCAGCACCAGGACTCGACTTTGTGCGCGACGATGTATTTGCCTCGCTGCTCGCACAGAACAAACTCACCTGTCGGATACATATGTTTCCCACTCTGCTTGATGATATGAGTCGCCTGTTTACCATGCAGAAAACGTATCGCGGCAACATGTTGCGAGCCTGCGGGTTTAAACAATTCTTCGATGGTGTATCAAGTCAGCACACCGCCTGGCTTGAGCGCGACTATGCCAACGCACGCTTTGCGGGCGATCATGGTCGGCCCACGATAGACCCCGATCACCTACGCACGCTCGTATTGGCCGCCCACGAAAAGGGCCAAGCAGTACGTGTTCATGCTATTGGCGACGAAGCTATTCATACGATTCTCGACATTTATGAAGAAGCACGTGCAACCTTTGGACCGCTTCCGCACGGACTTCATCACTGCATCGAGCATTTGGAAGGCTTTCTTCCTGCAGATATTAAACGCGTGGCACAGCTCGACGTTGTCGCTGCCGTACAGCCAATGCACATCACGCTTGACCCGGGAGCACCCGAAGTCGACCTTGGACCAGAACGCGTTCCTTACATGTGGCCTTTTGCTTCAATGCTTAAGAGTGGTGCCACGCTTGCGTTTGGCACTGATAGCCCCGTGTGCGATATCGATCCACTGCCCGGTATCTATACGGCTATCACGCGCAAAACTATCCCCGATGGACAACCTGCTGGTGGCTGGTTACCCACTGAACGCATTAGCGCTCCAGCGGCTCTCAGAGCTTACACAGCTGGATCGGCACATGCGTGTGGGCGCGCATCTGAACTGGGAACGCTCGAAGTAGGCAAGCTTGCTGACTTCGTTATTCTTGACACCGACATTACTTCCTGCGCTGATGAAGACATCTTAAAGGCGCAGGTGCAGGCTACGTATGTCGGTGGAAAACAAGTGTATGGAGCTGCGCATTAAACACCACGTTCGGCATGCTTGTCGCTCGATGATATCGCAGCTCCTACAAAAGGATCTACGCAATGGCATTGTAGCCCTTGTGTGTTATAGCTAAAGATCCTTGTAAAGGAGAGGATTTCGCGGCAAGCGCTTCGCGATAGCTGCTACACCCTCTCCTTTACAAGGTCTTCACGGAAACCATCGCGACGACCGCTACACCCCTTCTTTGTGAGGTTGTCACAAGAAACTTTATGGTAGTCGCTACCTCTTCCCCTTTACGGGGCGTCTACGACATCACTGTAAAGTTGTATTTAGCAGCAACAAGCGGCTATCAGTCTTTAGAGACAAGTTGCCCGTCTGACGGTTTTTGTTCTGCAATCAGCAGATTACCTTTAGCGATATTCCCACATATGATCAAGTGGACCAGTGCCCTTGCCCATATTGGGATTGTTCTCCAAAGCACCCGAAAGGTACTGCTTCGCCTTGGATACTGCCGCTTGCATATCAAAGCCCTGCGCAAGCCCACATGCGATAGCGGATGAAAGCGTGCACCCGGTACCGTGAGTGTTTGGCGTATCAATACGACGATGATGCAGCCACACTTCGCGACCATGCTCGGTTAAAAGAAGGTCGTTGGCGCCATCGTCGAGATGTCCACCTTTAACTAAAACCCACTTGCCCTGATTCATCTTGCGTTGAATGGCTTGTGCAGCGGCAAGCATATCAGCCGCACTGGTGATCTCGATTCCTGAAAGCACCTGCGCTTCAGGAATGTTGGGCGTCACAATATCGGCAAGAGGAAGAAGCTCGTCGATAAGCACCTGTACAGCATCATCAGCCAAAAGAGCTGCACCACTCGTAGCAACCATAACCGGATCAAGAACGATATTGCTCGCCTTCACGCGCGTAAGACCGCTTGCAATAGCATGAGCAATTTCAGCTGAAGACACCATGCCGATTTTCACAGCATCAGGCCGAATATCATCAAATACGGTATCGATCTGCTGCAATACAAATTCAGGTGTTGCATTCTGCACAGCAGTAACACCAAGAGTATTTTGAGCGGTAAGTGCGGTAATAACCGTTTCAGCATACAGTCGCTGTGCCGTTATGGTTTTGATATCAGCCTGGATTCCAGCGCCACCGCTCGAATCAGATCCAGCAATGCTCAGTACTGCAGGTATCATGGCATACTCCTTACCGTCTAGGTGCCACTGTTATGTTGGTCAGTTTTAGTGTAACGCGCTCAACCGATACCAGAGACATAATTTCGCCCTGCTGCGGAACAATCGCAAGCGTTGCGTGTTACACCACACAAATCTTAGCGCTGTTGTGCGTGAAATACCTGGTTGCAGGTAGTACGCAATTGGCGCGCAGCGGCTTTGCAATCATGCGCAGCAAAAATTGCCGATACAACGGCCGCACCACAGGCTCCACTTCCCGCCAAACGGGGAATTGTTTGTTCATTTAAGCCACCTATGCCAACAACAGGAATCGAAACGGCGTGGCAAATGTCGTAAAGTTCCTCCCTGGTTACCTCTACTGCATCTGGTTTCGTTGCTGTTGGCATAAGAGCGCCAACCCCCAGATAATCGGCACTGGCAGCTTCCGCCGCACGAGCTTGAGCAATAGTCTGTGCCGAAACACCTACGATCTTATCTGGCCCGAGCATCTTGCGCGCCTGCACACATGAACTATCATCCTGCCCCACATGCACACCATCGGCATCAACTGCTACCGCAGCCTGCACATTGTCATCAATGACAAACAAGACACCTGCATCGTGACAAATCTGCTTAATGGAATACGCGAGCGCAACCAGTTCATCGAAAGATGCCTGCTTTTCACGCAACTGAATAATCGTTGCGCCTCCAGCGATAGCAGCAGCAACGCACGACTCGAGTGTGCGCCCACGCAGCCACGAACGGT
This genomic interval from Cryptobacterium curtum DSM 15641 contains the following:
- the thyX gene encoding FAD-dependent thymidylate synthase yields the protein MHVELLYHTPDPERAIAVAARLCYAPVGAAELAESLTEERIQSVLRTIMTSRHFSTLEHASFTFAVDGVSRALTHQLVRHRLASYNQQSQRYVKFKNGIETVKPATIEQIPEASERFDRLMQEIQAAYADLVEMGVPAEDARYLLPNAAESKIVITMNARELYHFFELRCCNRAQWEIRALAWDMLDLVRPKAPYIFMDAGPSCVREGCHEGKMTCHHPYPRVKRD
- a CDS encoding class I SAM-dependent methyltransferase, translating into MAHEQYTENNTSHRAASIKTPDTNNLQPDNSLLHESSRVNTVDSMPSLQPDELLSHKSEILHASTLSTTDWNTEWKLMQRVRRRFDDAQYWNKRSKSFGSKDAPSPYVKAFLEKADIKEGDVVFDMGCGTGSLAVPLARAGHHVIAGDFSHGMLDQAQERQKTAGVCGIDFKLMRWDDNWDALGLTEESVDVAIASRSISCYDLGSALDKLHHVARRRCCVTVACGCSPRMDERVLAACGIHNEQGSDAQYVWNILFNKGRLATVDYIRSTRKDTFNTDTEAFDDFSRMIDEATANSTQDARAAKKQLRTWLDHNLIENETAGMPDHKGNIEGQLRLRKARIITWAFIAWNK
- the rpmE gene encoding 50S ribosomal protein L31; this translates as MKAGIHPEYVDCTVICSCGNTFKTRSTKPELRIDLCNECHPFFTGQQKLIDTGGRVQRFTDRFGSARETVAAREAAKKAERAEATAQAEAAKKAEREAKAAKKAERAAEYAKKAAEAEAKAAAKAKAADQAAEANKEAAEEAAASAESEAAPAAEETAAPAAEEAAPEQTEAAAE
- a CDS encoding class I tRNA ligase family protein, producing the protein MTETSNSTSWPARAVVTAGMPYGNKALHFGHVGGVFVPADCFARFLRDRIGAENVRFVSGTDCYGSPINEGYRKLVEAGDFTGTISDYVQMNHDRQKATLDAYDVSLDIYEGSGIGHAGEVHQEITDLFVRALYDNGYLHRQETLQFYDAQAQTFLNGRQVQGHCPVQGCKSEKAYADECDLGHQYAPVDLINPISTITGTVPEMRPVHNWYFDLPEFIDYLRRWVASEEADPTVRRVVTDTVREFLAPPIIFVKQEAWDDYLAVKDDLPEHSFRPAGKGKQSFEIEFADIAARDEARSVLARAGIRFRTGKTLVPFRITGNIEWGVAAVDLEGSENLTVWCWPESLWAPISFTIAVNDALGLPRDEWHRWWCDDDAEVYQFIGQDNIYFYGVAQPAIWAAVQPDNERHLPPVGHDLRSTQLVANHHLLFGNKKASSSGSVKPPSADELLNYYTVEQLRAHWLALGLDQKPAGFKPKPFDPDPNVRTDSRVADPVLKEGALLTKVFNRLARSCLYEAKNHFDGCIPLGEVTPSVRDQGIATLSRYDELMHQVELHSIMSLMDEFIRFANKYWSDGIRRAENEEDAGLRRQVLLDSTYLLRIATLLMHPVVPQGCEKICDYLDFDAHEFFSWNYDFESLDELCSAGEIEQGSHPVRPLPPRTDFFAAHPSQFKR
- the sppA gene encoding signal peptide peptidase SppA, coding for MEPQGTPERPVESGFTASGRADASSVTTGAGTSSAYAAPVPPQSSHQQASAPAQPATASSQQAAVQPKKHTGRIIALSIVALLALTVFLMGSCVNTLIGAAREGAEHAQPNSVAVITMSGTIGYNGTSCSPEGLKELLDEAQADPNIKAVVLRVNSGGGTATAGEEMASYVRDFKASKPIVVSSAAINCSAAYEISSQADRIFVAKSTEIGSIGTVMQSIDYSGLMKLLGVNIDNIASAESKDSSYGSRPLTDEERAYYQDLVDQINAVFTDNVAQGRHLSAEEVSQLATGLPFTGVTAVNNGLADEIGTLEDALDAAASLAGLDSYSKTTLELPTSPLSSLFGSLSGSSQANRGLSASDLEQLIKELNTYDGNVE
- the rho gene encoding transcription termination factor Rho; translation: MSDSETTDSVPEKPATPTRRKRTTASKSKDESPSTQTRRRRTGTEDLSDAAPSPSRRRRSSAADENASADAASARSTRRAASKDADQSAPNKVDEGTSPSQPAQQHRRRTRRIETGTDAPAAHESAIPASERQDSSSTGERRPKGRVKRHQSQNRFERGDNRSDNRTGNAARSGTNSSRSNGNGNRQQGNGNGQNRRQQRYNRPDNASASPKLSIEDLSKLKVAELREKADALDIDWKGLLKADLVKAVYDATLKKDGFVEAEGVLDVLADGYGFLRTEGYLPSEHDVYVGTSLIRRQHLRKGDRITGQIRPARSGEKYGALQRLYTVNGIPADEVGERPRFKDLTPVYPDERLVMEHGRTSITSRVIDLAAPIGKGQRGLIVSPPKAGKTTVLKQIAASIAQNNPECHLMCLLVDERPEEVTDMQRSVHGEVISSTFDMPAENHIAVAEMVIERAKRLVEMGKDVVILLDSITRLARAYNLAQPASGRILSGGVDSTALYPPKRFLGAARNIEFGGSLTILASALIDTGSKMDEVIFEEFKGTGNMELKLDRNLADRRIYPAIDPVASGTRKEDLLLDQQEAPLIWAVRRILANMNNTERSMDMLIKSLKQTETNQEFLLRTAKKAQGRRLEDNLEL
- the fsa gene encoding fructose-6-phosphate aldolase, with product MKFFLDTADLAEIEEAASWGAIAGVTTNPTLYARTGGKLSDFHNHIKRICEIVDGPVSAESVAMQRDEIVRDGLELADIADNVVVKVPTMVEGLAATHELARRGVPVNMTLCFSVPQALLAARAGARYVSPFIGRFDDISEDGLDQVSNIVGALSQYDFSDATVHGERIEVIAASVRSAHHVTQCALMGADIATVPFGVLKKMVQHPLTDRGLESFMKDWEKVQGA